In Rhizobium sp. NXC24, the following proteins share a genomic window:
- a CDS encoding FAD-linked oxidase C-terminal domain-containing protein, which produces MSLSLPRSIVSTEWLAALSSRFGDRFSTSQTLREQHGRGESHHASAIPDAVVFAETTEEVAEIVRLCAAEGVPVIAFGAGTSLEGHLTAVRGGVSIDLSRMSKIIRVGAEDLDCTVQAGVTREQLNTHLRDTGLFFPIDPGANASIGGMASTRASGTNAVRYGTMRENVLGLTVVLPSGQIIRTGGRARKSSAGYDLTRLFVGSEGTLGIITEVTLRLYGIPETISAALCSFESVEQAVAAAIVVVQLGIPVARMELMDRGLIAAVNAYSNLSLKIEDTLAFEFHGSPASVREQVEMVAAIVEDKGGKDFEWANAAEERNRLWKARHNAFYAVVSQRPNAKGWSSDVCVPVSQLSNCILRTRELLRGCSVPAAILGHVGDGNYHVVFAVDPANQAELDEVAAINKKMVGYAISVGGTSTGEHGVGTGKIGYLRQEHGDAVDLMTLIKNAIDPAGIMNPGKTLPS; this is translated from the coding sequence ATGTCGCTTTCCCTGCCCCGTTCCATCGTCTCGACCGAATGGCTGGCAGCGCTGAGCAGCCGTTTCGGGGATCGGTTTTCGACATCGCAAACTCTGCGTGAACAGCATGGCCGCGGCGAATCCCACCATGCGAGCGCAATTCCCGATGCCGTCGTTTTTGCGGAGACCACAGAAGAGGTGGCAGAGATTGTCCGCCTTTGCGCAGCCGAAGGCGTTCCGGTCATCGCGTTTGGCGCCGGGACTTCGCTCGAAGGCCATCTGACGGCGGTGCGTGGCGGTGTGTCGATCGACCTCTCGCGCATGTCGAAAATCATCCGCGTCGGCGCCGAGGATCTCGATTGCACAGTCCAGGCGGGCGTCACACGCGAGCAGTTGAATACCCATCTGCGCGACACCGGTCTGTTCTTCCCGATCGATCCGGGCGCCAATGCCTCGATCGGCGGGATGGCCTCCACCCGCGCATCCGGTACCAATGCCGTTCGCTACGGCACGATGCGGGAGAACGTGCTTGGGCTCACCGTGGTCCTTCCGAGCGGCCAGATCATCCGGACGGGAGGCAGAGCGCGAAAATCGTCGGCCGGATATGACCTGACGCGGCTCTTCGTCGGCTCGGAAGGCACACTCGGGATCATCACCGAGGTGACGCTCAGGCTCTATGGAATCCCGGAAACGATTTCGGCTGCGCTCTGCTCCTTCGAAAGCGTCGAACAGGCAGTTGCCGCGGCAATCGTGGTCGTGCAGCTCGGCATTCCCGTCGCCCGCATGGAGTTGATGGATCGCGGCCTGATCGCGGCCGTCAACGCCTATTCCAACCTGTCCCTGAAGATCGAGGATACGCTTGCCTTCGAATTTCACGGCTCGCCGGCAAGCGTTCGGGAACAGGTCGAGATGGTCGCCGCCATTGTGGAGGATAAGGGCGGCAAGGACTTCGAATGGGCCAATGCAGCCGAAGAGCGCAACCGGCTATGGAAAGCGCGTCACAATGCGTTCTACGCCGTCGTGTCGCAGCGGCCGAACGCCAAGGGCTGGTCGTCCGACGTGTGCGTTCCGGTCTCCCAGTTGAGCAACTGCATTCTCAGGACACGGGAACTGCTGCGCGGCTGCAGCGTGCCCGCCGCCATTCTCGGCCATGTCGGCGACGGCAACTACCATGTCGTCTTCGCCGTCGATCCGGCGAACCAGGCGGAATTGGACGAGGTCGCGGCAATCAACAAGAAGATGGTCGGGTATGCGATTTCGGTCGGCGGCACGTCGACGGGCGAACATGGCGTCGGCACGGGCAAGATCGGTTATCTCCGCCAGGAGCACGGCGACGCCGTGGATCTCATGACCCTCATCAAGAACGCCATCGACCCCGCCGGCATCATGAACCCGGGAAAGACCCTGCCGAGCTAG
- a CDS encoding DsbA family protein — translation MTKTIDYFFGIGSPWAFIGLEPFAELARAHGANIRPYVIPLIEDNGAIYSRNRPEARRAYWMKDLKRWAALRGKVLSFENRAALSDPTPAGFMIIAAIQNGVDWLRLTQALQQALWGRGEDIGNAEVRRALADAAGFDGAALDEQGQSEAVQAIWKANYETAKTSGVFGLPTFRYENELYWGQDSLPFLERHLKGEKLVA, via the coding sequence ATGACAAAGACCATCGATTACTTCTTTGGCATCGGCTCGCCGTGGGCCTTCATCGGCCTTGAGCCGTTTGCCGAACTGGCGCGTGCACACGGCGCAAATATCCGGCCCTATGTCATCCCGCTCATCGAGGATAACGGTGCGATCTATTCCCGCAATCGACCGGAAGCGCGCCGCGCTTACTGGATGAAGGACCTGAAGCGTTGGGCCGCCCTGCGCGGCAAGGTGCTCAGCTTCGAAAACCGCGCCGCCCTTTCTGACCCGACGCCGGCCGGCTTCATGATCATTGCCGCCATTCAAAACGGCGTCGACTGGCTGCGACTGACACAGGCCCTTCAGCAGGCTTTATGGGGACGCGGCGAGGATATCGGCAACGCCGAGGTTCGCCGGGCGCTCGCAGATGCCGCCGGCTTCGATGGCGCCGCACTCGACGAGCAGGGCCAGAGCGAAGCCGTGCAGGCGATCTGGAAGGCCAATTACGAGACGGCCAAGACATCGGGCGTCTTCGGGCTTCCGACCTTCCGCTATGAAAACGAGCTTTATTGGGGACAGGACAGCCTGCCTTTCCTCGAACGGCATCTCAAGGGCGAGAAGCTCGTCGCCTGA
- a CDS encoding TetR/AcrR family transcriptional regulator, whose protein sequence is MREAISDHILVAAGALFYKEGIRAVGIDRIIEETKVAKATLYRHFPSKDHLVAAYLQDRHDRVIRSLQGVLEATSDPRDQIKVIFERLHEKADSPEFRGCAFALAVAEHGDSERVVSVARTHKAMVKDIFAAIMSRTGGRPDHAAAHLSLLYEGALATVAVGRDPQSVLVARDCALSVFDAAIHATKPSKKSRT, encoded by the coding sequence ATGAGAGAAGCCATATCAGATCATATCCTTGTCGCGGCCGGAGCGCTTTTCTACAAAGAGGGCATCCGGGCTGTCGGGATCGATCGTATCATCGAAGAAACGAAGGTCGCCAAGGCGACCTTATACCGGCACTTCCCGTCCAAAGATCACCTCGTCGCCGCCTATCTCCAGGATCGCCACGATCGTGTCATTCGCTCGCTGCAGGGCGTCCTTGAAGCGACGAGCGATCCCCGCGACCAGATCAAGGTGATTTTCGAACGGCTGCACGAAAAGGCCGACAGCCCCGAATTCCGCGGTTGCGCCTTTGCTCTTGCGGTCGCCGAACACGGCGATTCCGAACGCGTCGTGTCGGTGGCGCGAACGCACAAGGCGATGGTGAAAGACATATTCGCCGCCATCATGTCGAGAACAGGCGGCCGTCCGGATCACGCAGCGGCGCATCTCTCCCTTCTCTATGAAGGGGCACTCGCCACCGTGGCGGTCGGCCGCGACCCGCAATCGGTGCTCGTTGCCCGCGACTGCGCACTTTCCGTGTTCGACGCAGCGATCCACGCAACCAAGCCTTCAAAAAAGAGTAGAACATGA
- a CDS encoding 2-dehydropantoate 2-reductase N-terminal domain-containing protein: MSRYIIIGAGAVGASLAAQFELTGISYALVGRGAQIHHVKKHGLSYQRPSGTQQITLNAFDLADPPELTPSDILLLTVKSQDASSALAFWSWRPASEAAAAAAASLPVVTFQNGLATEAFALRTFTRVYGASILTPARFTETGKVVAGGDPQVGVVTVGRFPQGHDETSERIVADVNRAGYLAEASPDIRSWKSAKLLHNVRNVLELFDGPAELRGLINEALVNEARRALEAAGYHLASPSERTIDISGWRVAQNSGIAAGQQSTWQSFTRGTSSEVDFLNGEIVLLGRLHSIPTPYNEAVQTLAGRLAHQGGFSNPVPLDAIRSLVDRSHQGIDAGLIETA, from the coding sequence ATGAGCCGGTATATCATCATTGGAGCGGGAGCGGTCGGCGCAAGCTTGGCTGCGCAATTTGAGCTTACCGGCATCAGCTACGCATTGGTCGGACGGGGTGCGCAAATCCACCATGTGAAGAAGCATGGCTTGAGCTACCAGCGGCCATCCGGTACGCAGCAGATCACTCTGAACGCCTTCGATCTGGCCGATCCGCCCGAGTTGACGCCAAGCGATATCCTTTTGCTGACGGTCAAGTCGCAGGACGCATCCAGCGCTCTAGCCTTCTGGTCATGGCGGCCTGCGTCGGAAGCGGCAGCCGCCGCGGCGGCAAGTCTTCCTGTCGTCACCTTCCAGAATGGATTGGCCACGGAAGCGTTTGCGCTCAGAACCTTTACGCGGGTTTATGGGGCGAGCATCCTGACGCCCGCACGGTTTACCGAGACTGGCAAGGTCGTTGCGGGCGGGGATCCACAGGTCGGCGTGGTCACGGTCGGGCGTTTTCCGCAGGGGCATGATGAAACGAGCGAACGCATTGTCGCAGACGTGAACCGCGCAGGCTATCTTGCCGAAGCCAGTCCCGATATCCGAAGTTGGAAATCCGCCAAGCTGCTCCATAACGTCCGAAACGTGCTGGAACTGTTCGACGGGCCTGCGGAATTGCGGGGTTTGATCAACGAGGCGTTGGTGAATGAGGCTCGCCGGGCTCTCGAGGCTGCCGGGTACCATTTGGCTTCCCCGTCTGAGAGAACCATCGATATTTCAGGTTGGCGCGTAGCGCAAAACAGCGGCATAGCGGCCGGTCAGCAATCGACCTGGCAAAGTTTTACGCGCGGCACCTCGAGCGAGGTCGATTTTCTGAACGGCGAAATTGTCCTGCTTGGTCGCCTCCATAGTATTCCGACACCTTATAATGAGGCAGTTCAAACACTTGCCGGCCGATTGGCGCATCAAGGCGGCTTTTCAAACCCAGTGCCGCTTGACGCAATCCGCTCGCTTGTCGACAGATCTCACCAAGGCATCGACGCCGGTCTCATCGAGACCGCGTGA
- a CDS encoding sulfonate ABC transporter substrate-binding protein, which translates to MEFSRRKFSALLAGSLTLPLLKIAPATAAEKVVRMGYQKYGTLVLLKGKGLLEQKLGKIGYTVSWKEFPAGPQLLEALNVGAIDFGTTGETPPIFAQAAGAPLVYVAHEPPAPLGEAILVAKDSPIKSVAELKGKTVVLNKGSNVHFLLVKALEEAGLKYSDIKTSFLPPADARAAFERGAVDAWVIWDPFQAAAEVAIEARELRNGDGIVPNHQFYLSTKSFVADHPQAVDIVLEAVGEIDEWAKTNTSAAAAELAPSVGIPEDVLAIALKRQSYGVKTLDAAVVTQQQAIADTFFELGLIPSKISIADVVRKGGA; encoded by the coding sequence ATGGAGTTTTCAAGACGTAAGTTTTCGGCCCTTTTGGCGGGGTCTTTGACACTGCCTCTTCTGAAGATCGCCCCGGCGACGGCGGCGGAGAAGGTGGTTCGGATGGGCTATCAGAAATACGGCACGCTCGTGTTGCTGAAAGGGAAGGGCTTGCTGGAACAGAAGCTCGGCAAGATCGGCTATACGGTGAGCTGGAAGGAATTTCCGGCCGGCCCACAGCTTCTTGAGGCGTTGAATGTCGGTGCTATTGACTTCGGCACCACCGGGGAAACGCCGCCGATCTTTGCCCAGGCCGCCGGTGCGCCTCTCGTCTACGTGGCCCACGAGCCGCCTGCGCCACTGGGCGAAGCCATTCTCGTGGCCAAGGATAGTCCGATCAAATCGGTTGCCGAGCTAAAGGGCAAGACGGTGGTCCTCAACAAGGGCTCGAACGTTCATTTCCTTCTCGTCAAGGCGCTCGAGGAGGCGGGTCTCAAATATAGCGACATCAAGACGTCCTTTCTGCCGCCGGCTGATGCGCGTGCCGCCTTCGAGCGCGGTGCGGTGGACGCCTGGGTAATCTGGGACCCTTTCCAGGCGGCCGCCGAGGTGGCGATCGAAGCGCGCGAATTGCGCAATGGCGATGGTATAGTGCCGAACCACCAGTTTTATCTCAGCACCAAGAGTTTCGTCGCCGATCATCCGCAGGCCGTCGATATCGTCCTCGAGGCGGTTGGCGAAATCGATGAATGGGCAAAGACGAATACCTCGGCCGCAGCCGCGGAGCTTGCTCCGTCCGTCGGCATTCCGGAGGATGTACTCGCCATCGCGCTGAAGCGCCAGTCCTATGGCGTCAAGACGCTGGACGCGGCGGTGGTGACGCAGCAGCAGGCAATCGCCGATACCTTCTTCGAGCTTGGCCTCATCCCGAGCAAGATTTCCATCGCGGACGTCGTGCGCAAGGGCGGTGCCTGA
- a CDS encoding ABC transporter permease subunit — translation MVETSVAGYSAGARGRINVRELGRAFAPWALPIVLLIAWEIAARTGLVNARLMPAPTKIAATFWRLLLDGSLFYHTLASTQRALIGLVIGGGLGFVAGVLNGLWKPAETFLDSTLQMLRNIPHLALIPLVILWFGIDEGAKIFLVAIGVFFPIYINTFHGVRTIDPQLVEMASVYGLDRKALIQRIILPGALPSILVGLRYALGFMWLTLIVAETISATSGIGFMTMNAREFFQTDIVLLGIIVYALLGKLADIATRLIERRVLVWHSAYQAGEGAKR, via the coding sequence ATGGTGGAGACGTCGGTGGCCGGCTATTCGGCCGGTGCACGCGGCAGGATCAATGTCCGGGAACTCGGGCGCGCATTTGCGCCCTGGGCGCTTCCGATCGTGCTGCTGATCGCCTGGGAGATCGCGGCACGTACGGGCCTGGTCAATGCCCGCCTGATGCCGGCACCGACGAAGATTGCCGCCACCTTCTGGCGGTTGCTGCTTGACGGCTCGCTCTTCTATCACACGCTTGCCTCGACGCAGCGCGCCTTGATCGGGCTGGTGATCGGCGGCGGATTGGGTTTCGTCGCCGGCGTGTTGAACGGCCTCTGGAAACCGGCCGAAACCTTTCTCGACAGCACCTTGCAGATGCTGCGCAACATTCCGCACCTTGCGCTCATCCCGCTCGTCATCCTCTGGTTCGGCATAGACGAGGGCGCGAAGATATTTCTCGTCGCGATCGGCGTCTTCTTCCCGATCTATATCAACACCTTCCATGGTGTTCGCACCATCGATCCCCAGCTGGTCGAGATGGCCTCCGTCTATGGCCTCGATCGCAAGGCGCTGATCCAGCGCATCATCCTCCCAGGTGCGCTGCCATCGATCCTCGTCGGCCTGCGCTATGCGCTCGGTTTCATGTGGCTGACCCTGATCGTCGCCGAAACGATCTCCGCCACCAGCGGCATCGGCTTCATGACGATGAATGCACGGGAATTCTTCCAGACTGATATCGTGTTGCTGGGCATTATCGTCTATGCCCTGCTCGGCAAGCTTGCCGATATCGCCACGCGGCTGATAGAGCGCCGTGTGCTCGTCTGGCATTCAGCCTATCAGGCGGGCGAAGGTGCGAAGCGATGA
- a CDS encoding ATP-binding cassette domain-containing protein gives MSAAEISAAVVADEVVGGGLPISLTHVRKSFGKLDVLSNFELDVPAGQFLAVVGRSGGGKSTLMRLIAGLDAPSGGHVAIGGKAVDRLHPEVRLLFQEARLVPWQRVIENVGIARGPNWRETAQAVLADVGLQKREEDWPSVLSGGQRQRVALARALVSRPQILLLDEPFGALDALTRIDMHRLLEGIWADRGFTTVLITHDVAEAVALADRVVVLRQGTIALDIDVDLDRPRRELADPRAVDLQRRILEAV, from the coding sequence ATGAGTGCGGCCGAGATATCAGCAGCGGTCGTTGCGGATGAGGTGGTGGGCGGTGGTCTGCCGATCTCGCTGACCCATGTCAGAAAATCCTTCGGCAAGCTCGATGTGCTGAGCAACTTCGAGCTCGACGTCCCGGCCGGCCAGTTTCTGGCCGTCGTCGGCCGGTCCGGCGGCGGCAAGTCGACGCTGATGCGGTTGATAGCGGGGCTCGATGCGCCGAGCGGCGGTCATGTCGCGATCGGCGGAAAGGCGGTCGATCGGCTTCATCCGGAAGTACGCCTGCTTTTCCAGGAGGCCCGTCTCGTTCCCTGGCAGCGCGTCATCGAGAATGTCGGCATTGCCCGTGGGCCGAACTGGCGGGAGACGGCGCAAGCCGTCCTTGCCGACGTCGGCCTGCAGAAGCGCGAGGAGGATTGGCCGAGCGTATTGTCGGGCGGCCAGCGTCAGCGCGTGGCGCTTGCGCGCGCCTTGGTCAGCCGACCGCAAATCCTCCTGCTTGACGAACCCTTCGGAGCGCTCGATGCGCTGACCCGCATCGACATGCATCGCCTGCTCGAGGGTATCTGGGCGGATCGCGGCTTTACCACTGTGCTGATCACCCATGATGTCGCCGAGGCGGTTGCGCTTGCGGATCGCGTCGTCGTCCTTCGCCAAGGCACAATCGCCCTCGATATAGACGTCGATCTAGACCGTCCGCGGCGCGAGCTTGCCGACCCCAGAGCCGTCGACCTGCAGCGCCGCATTCTGGAGGCGGTGTAA
- a CDS encoding VOC family protein, whose translation MAATAQPLILDHAVIGVLDGLDAAAAVYRKLGFTLTPRGYHTLGSINHLAVFGENYLELLGFPQENDRKRADLWSYPVGLNGLAFRTTDAAALQSELGKAGKSVTEWRDFSRPVDVGGTEKSASFRTFQLGKEAISNGRFFFCQHNTPELVWQPADQHHPNGVLDIVDVFIVSRAPQAITELLGGFPNTAAPSVNDEGIAVQAGIVTIRIISEDRAAARFGKAIPQHFEGRERKVALGLKVRSLKTAADVLAAGGQPAMPFEGGLFVDAKAATGVALWFKE comes from the coding sequence ATGGCTGCCACAGCCCAACCACTCATCCTCGATCATGCCGTCATTGGCGTCCTTGACGGATTGGATGCGGCTGCCGCTGTCTACCGCAAACTCGGCTTCACATTGACGCCGCGAGGCTATCATACCCTGGGCTCCATCAATCATCTTGCCGTATTCGGCGAGAACTATCTGGAGCTTCTGGGATTTCCTCAGGAGAACGACAGGAAGCGCGCCGACCTCTGGTCCTACCCGGTCGGCTTGAATGGCTTGGCCTTTCGCACCACCGATGCCGCTGCCCTGCAAAGCGAATTGGGCAAGGCCGGCAAATCCGTGACGGAATGGCGTGATTTTTCGCGCCCCGTTGACGTAGGGGGCACGGAAAAGTCGGCCAGCTTCCGCACCTTCCAGCTCGGCAAGGAGGCGATTTCCAACGGTCGCTTCTTCTTTTGCCAGCACAATACGCCGGAACTGGTGTGGCAACCGGCCGATCAGCACCATCCCAACGGTGTTCTCGATATCGTCGACGTATTTATCGTCAGCCGGGCACCGCAAGCGATTACCGAATTGCTCGGAGGATTTCCGAATACCGCAGCCCCTAGCGTCAACGACGAGGGCATTGCGGTCCAAGCCGGCATCGTCACGATCCGCATCATCTCCGAAGACAGGGCCGCGGCCCGCTTCGGCAAGGCCATTCCGCAGCATTTCGAGGGTCGCGAACGCAAGGTGGCGCTCGGCCTGAAAGTGAGATCGTTGAAGACGGCGGCGGACGTTCTGGCCGCCGGCGGCCAGCCGGCCATGCCCTTCGAGGGCGGCCTGTTTGTCGATGCAAAAGCGGCAACTGGCGTTGCGCTCTGGTTCAAAGAATAA